The Anopheles gambiae chromosome 2, idAnoGambNW_F1_1, whole genome shotgun sequence genomic sequence AGGTGCGCAGCGGGCAGACGGCCAGCTTTGCGCTGAAGAAAATCAAGCGCTCCCAGATACGCAAGGGCATGGTGATGGTCAGCCAGGCGCTGAACCCGCAGGCCTGCTGGGAGTTTGACTGCGAGATACTGGTGCTGCACCATCCGACGACGATCTCGAGCAAGTACGGGCGCTGGTCGGCGATGGTACACTGTGGCAGCATCCGGCAGACGGCGCAGATCTTGCAAATGTCCAAGGAATGCCTGCGCACCGGCGACAAGGCCGTGGTGCGGTTCCGCTTCATCAAGAATCCCGAGTACATGAAGCCGGGCCAGCGCATGGTGTTCCGCGAGGGGCGCACGAAAGCGGTCGGGAACGTGATTCAGCCGCTGTACACGCCTGGGAGCATCCAGCAGCGCTCCAAGCCGAACAAAATGCAATCGAACCGTGGTGCGATGGTGGGCGGAATGCAGACCGGGTCTGGGATGACCTGTTCCGCTAACATGCCACTATCCAAGGGGTCCAGTGCAACGGTGGACGGGGAtgcagctgttgctgctgctgctgcgggagGCATGGACAATGGCACGGCCAACAGTTCGCCGACCAGCGAGTCAACGCCCGTGCTGGACATTGGGACGGATAAGCGCAACCACCGGCCAGCGGGCGGAGGAAAGAAGCGCAACAATATGGCGGGGGCCACCGGAGCAGGGCCAAGTTTACCGCCCGCCAGCGGTAAGGTGTTATCGGCCGGTAGTTCAGGGACATTCTCACAACAATCGGTTGCTTCGGTGGCTGCCCCTGGAGCATCATCGTCGGCCGCGTCCGGTGGGACCGCCGTCGCCGTTGACATGAGCAAACTATCCATTGCTTCCAACTAGATAAGCGTTTAGATTTTGTTGTTGGACTTTGTGCACTGACTGACGAGTGCGGGAGCAGCAGTAAAGTAAAGTAcgatttactgtttttttaggCGGGCCTGCTCGCACATCAGCGACCAGTGCAGACCGGTTTTGGTTGAAAACCACCCTATCAAGGAGCTCCCCCGGGTACAACTCTCTTACCACCTGTTTTGACATCGTCGAGctcgccgtttttttttcttgcgagACGCGATGGCCATAGCCTCTGGCAAATGGAAATTTGCAATTTTATTCTTAATATGCACCTCTGCGAATGTACGTCAAcaaaaacacgcacgcactatCGAATCAAGTATGTAATGTTGTTCCCGTACGATCAACAATTTCTTATTTACTATATTGACATTTTCATGCAACGGAAGAGATCGGTTTTGAATTGGAATTAGTGCTAGGGGATTATGCGTATTGACGCAGGGCAACAGCATGCACTACGTACGATAACAGTGAGCTAAAAACGAAGGAAATTGACCCTTCCCGAAGCGAAATGAtgaattgttgcaaatttcaGAATGTTATTTTCGTTTCGCAATTGCAATTCACAACACGAGGCGACACATTTTcgacaaataaaaataaattttaattacattgAAGCACGGCACAGTTTATACACCCACCCTTTCTCTTCGCTTGTCTCTAGTATGCGCATCCGCGCTGGAACGCGCGCTCACTTCACTTTTTCTTGCCCAAATCATTCttcgcattttcgatctcctTCTGCACGTTCGACTTGAAGCTTCGCAACGCCTGCTGCAACCGCTCCGGCGACATTCCGATCAGCTTCTGCTGCTCGGCAATGGAGCGACTGCGATAGTACGCGCTCAGCACCATCTGGGCGGCCCTGCGCAGCGGGTACGAGTCGGCCAACCGCTGGATCAGCTGCTCGTTGTTGGCCAGGTATCGCAGAATCAGTTGCAGCACCATCGCGAGAGCGGTTCGGGGCGGCGGGTTCGGGCTTCTAGAACTGGACGTTCTTGTACTTCTTGATCAGCTGCTGCTTCAGGGCGAGCTGTTTGCGCAAACTTTCGAGCCGTCGCAGCTGCTCCTCCTTGCTGTACTCGATCCCGTGCAGCTTGCGGATGGTTGATCGTGCTGCGTCGAGTGTTTTTTGAAGCTCAGTGACCTAGAACAAGAACATTGGTAACGACCGATGGGGGGTAAGTCACGGTAAGTCCTTTGTGTCTTTGTGCAATTCCTGTTCGCATGACGACGTACCTTATGGCTGCACTCGGCACTTTCCTTTTGTTTCGCGGTGTTATCTATCGGATCCTTCTCAACACTAAACGGAGAGCAGAGAACGATTGCAAACAAAGCATTGATAAGGGTTGTGAAATTTCGCTTTTTTACataattgtttatgtttttttgttggtttttgcgAACCGGTAGCAATTTTGCGGGGAACAAGGAGGTGCAACGTGGTGCAAAACGTGTGGCCCGTGTGCCCGATCTCAGTATCGATTGTACGGAGCTGGTAGGGGGCCTCTGACGGAATTCACTTTGCAATGTTCACCGGCACTGAGTAGTGCAGAAACTGTGCTGATACTGTAGACACAAATCATATTTACCTTCGGATAATGTCGTACACCACGGGCAGTATCTCGATTTCTACGGGCTGAATTTTGGTTTCTGAAAGTGCGAATAGTTGGCGATTAATTTTTTGCTATTTATGCCAAGTTGCGGTCACATTTCTAACCTGGAATGTTGCAgatttgtggttttgtttcgaGGGCGTCCATCGTTCCTGTTTGCCCACGAAATGTTTTGACTTTTATTGACAGCACTTCAGTTCATCTGTAATTGTGATTTTTCTTTATGATTTTGGAAGAAGCCAAATCCCACAGTGCATTATGGCCGTATCTGTTGCCCATAGTCAGAGGGTGGGTGAGAAAGAAGAAAGTTAGAAAGAGAACAATCGGTTCACGTGTTTACTCAAAACATCGTTTTTGAAACAGCCGTTATTCAAGACTAGGGCAAAGGTGTCAAACACATCTTATTTTATCGTCGAATtttaaaaaacacatttcatgTCGTTATATTtatgttaaataaataaagaataaaattCCATTACTTGACGGTGGATTGGATTTGTGTCTGGTGACACGatctaaaaaaatcaactcTATGTTTTCCACCATGATGGCAGCGAGTCACCCATGTCGTTCTTGGAAAGTCGTTTTTGTCGGTTCCGTGGTACTCTTGTCAAGTCCAACGTCAATGATTGATAATATGCACGTCATGAGTTCAAACCTTATATGCACCGTCTGTAACAGTGATGGGTAAAGGATAGTcggtcggagtcaacaggagccgtTCGGTGCAATGCGCTTGTGActggcatttcatttcgttgtgtccgactcgggacgactccgactccaactgattccagacgactccctacgactccgaacgactctgggtgacttcggacgactctggataaCTCTGggtgactctggacgactccgattctGGGTGGAACTCTCTTGCCACTTGTTTGGACGTCATTTATAACCTGAAcaattccgaacgactctgggcgactccgaacgactccgaatgactctgggcgactccggacgactccggacgactctggacgactttaGGTAACtacggacgattccgggcgcaACTAGTGGTTCGGATTTTGACGAAGTCAGAATCTGACTAACAATAGCCgtagtcggatcggagtcgtgggtgcgctccaaagagcacattaTTAGTGTGTAACGTACTTCCCATGCGGAGGACTAACTATACTGCTGTGAGTACACCAACAATTTACAGATAGCCAAGCTCATTCGGGGCTTTGGCAGGCCTGTCGATCGGCTAAGACTATTTATATATTTGCTACGccgaataagaagaagaactcGCTAAGCAATGCGGTCATCTAAAGTTAAGATTCTAAACCTTATgcctttaattaaaaaaaaaaattaaaaaattaagttaaaaaaaataggacAAAGTGGATGTGCTAAGGTGGCAGAATTATTCAAGTATTTTCTCATGTAATAGCCGTGTATCACTGGGCATATTcccatttatttttatttttttattaaacgtTTATCTGGTTGAATACTGAGGTTTGATAATTTACTTTCAACGTACTTCTTAGCATTCGTCTAACAAAAATGGTTGGGTATTGGCAACGGAAAAGCTCCAAATTTGAAGAATAGATTTGACAATTGCCTCGAGTTAGCTGAGCAGAGCCTGAAAACGAGACCTTGATCACCAAACTGTGACAATTTGCGTGCGCCGGATAGACAATTGTTGTTACGGGGGGACGGttcattctaggcttgaacccatgacggatatgttattgagtcgttcgagttgacggcTGTACCACGGTGCCTCCTTCGCTAAGTACGTGTatcataattttttctttcgtaCTCGTATTATCAGTCTCtattttatcaatttaaatCAACTACAATTTGTGTTGATTACACATTTTGTGGATTTAGAGCAGAGTCTACCGATAACGAGCTAAGTAACGAAAGCAATGAATATAGAAATTCTTCTAAACCTTGAACTTCTTTCAACCATAAAATAGCTAATATTTACGGTGAATCACAGTAATTCGTGGAGATGGTTCGAAAGGAGGTAGAATCAGTTTGAAAGCTTCTGACGAGGgatataaaaatgaaaataaaaattgttcaGCAACTGCATAACCTTGGCACAACATTTCAATACAATTCCATTCCGAAAGAAGTGAGCCATCGTCTTGGTCCTAATAGGTTTACGTCTAGTGCCCTTACGTTTGGGTAGTGGAATTGAGATAGAATACTAGGAAGGTTTGGAATCGAAGCGTGTCGGTGATGCAAATGGTATTAATCagaaatttattaatttttcaattatactgaaatgaaaatgatatCGAAATCCTGCCAAATAAATGTGatgatttattaaaaatattaa encodes the following:
- the LOC11175833 gene encoding protein NCBP2AS2 homolog — protein: MVLQLILRYLANNEQLIQRLADSYPLRRAAQMVLSAYYRSRSIAEQQKLIGMSPERLQQALRSFKSNVQKEIENAKNDLGKKK
- the LOC1274936 gene encoding mediator of RNA polymerase II transcription subunit 9, encoding MDALETKPQICNIPETKIQPVEIEILPVVYDIIRSVEKDPIDNTAKQKESAECSHKVTELQKTLDAARSTIRKLHGIEYSKEEQLRRLESLRKQLALKQQLIKKYKNVQF